TAAAAGGAAAGCTCAGTTTTGGATTCTGTGTGTCTccagctgaaaaatatatttcaggcaCAAATATATACTATATTACATTTTGTTACATGAGTTTAGCACACAGTTCCTACATGATTGTGCGGTCCTTTTAATGATATATAATTGGTCCCAGAGGTTCTGCTCATGTGATGGCCAACACTAAGTCCTAAGAGTAGGCAGGTAGTTAAGAGGGAAGATTAGGAGAGAAAGCAACTCTGCaccagagaagggaaggaaaatgggatggaaattatatttaaaaaaaaaaaaaaaagctgagaaaggaaaacaagtgactgaagtaaaaaatgaagaagagaatgATCATCCCTGTGAATTTTACTTGGACAAAAACCAAGGAAAATATAAGtaatttaatgtgaaaaatgagaaggggctgctttgttgttgctggtttatgataaatgaaaaagatttcaCAGGTGGGAttggttttttttattattattattataaatggCAGTCACAGTGGAGACATTTAATGATTTGTCCTTTTTGAGTCACCTCAGCCATCTCTGAGTCTGCGAGCTTTCAACCTGAGTCAATCTTTCACTGGAGGTGAGGTGTGCACTAACTAGTGCGTGGCATCCCTTTTAAGCTTACCAAGctatcacaaaaaaataagtgccagttttcaaagcaatgcattattcagaattcatttttgaagaaaataatgccTTCCCTCTCCATAAACCCCAAAATACCTACAGATTTGCTGTCAGCCTGGTGGCATTTGTCATGCTGTCTGGGCTATCTTTAAGATAACGTATGAATAAGCTTAGAATTAAAATCTtatcttaaagagaaaaaagaaaaaaaaaaagaaaaaaaaggatacagGTTCAAAGACAACTGCATTATACCTTGtagaaaacaccattttttgtattttggttgtaatttttgataaaatattttaattatatgatGCCTTGTACCATTATATCTTCACATTGTTATTGTTATCATTTGtttcaacacagaaaatttCTCCTTCAAATCCTTCAACTATCAAAGCTTCAAATTTTCGAGCACACAGAAAAACTCGCTTCATTATACATGGCCATCTTGGTGGAGCGGACCTCCCCTGGATATCAAACATGTGCAGGGTATGGTGTGATTGTTGTCTGACAGTCATTGTACTTGTatttgaaagtgaaaatatCCACAGACATTCCCCATTAATTGGCTTATGAAACTTACTTCTCTATTTTCTTGTTAATTCTGGGAatatatgaacagaaaaatcctCAGAATCAAGTTCAGTTTCAGAAAACTGCCTGCTTGTTCCTAGCTATGAGTATAGAGCACTTCAGACTCCCACTTAATAGCTTTTTGCTGCATTCACCTACACAGTGAAAGCTATAATTGATTGACTTTTCAATTCCGTGacaataataaaggaaaaaaggtcaCTTTTCTCACCTCAGCAAaagttcaaaataaacatttcagacCGAGTGAGGCATTTGATctaccaaaaccaaaatgttttgttcagcAGAttggtttcatttcatttaggTACAtggcaaaaatgaaattgtttcaaaatgaaaaatcagaaagttCCCTTGCCAAAAGTCTCTTAGTAGAAtagtttaaaatacacagattCATGGGCTGAGCATTTCAGGCACATGAACACGAATTTGTGAATCTCAGCAGATGATCTGAATGTACAAATTTTAAAGAATGGAGCCTGgacaattaaaaagaaataattccaTCCTCTTTTTCTAACTGGGGTAACTAACAGAAGCCGATACTCTAAAACcagggacagcagctgggaaggaaaacagaactgaaaccAGCTGTTAAAAGCCTTTGTGCAGCATTCAAACCTGCCTCCAGTCTGCCTCCTTGTGTTGATTCTGCGGTATTAATGGGAAAGAATGCTGTAAAGATGTATCCTTACCAGTCGCATAAACAAAGCAGCTGCATATAATAGCATCATTTTGCTATGCCACTTTCTGAAATAGGGAATTATGCAAGATCTGAGTTTCTGGGATGATATTAGAAAAATGCACTACTAGAAAGAATCCCATAAAAGCtgtatacttttattttcttaaataaaaaaaaaaaaataaaaaatcactggCCAAGTCCTGATGATATATCTCCAGTTTATCCCCACTATTTACCCCTTGTGTGTTCAACGCCACTGACAAGAATAACTGCTGCATAGAGTACTCCATGGCAGCCTGCTTTCTGGCCTTGCAGACTGGAGCCTACAAGTTGCTCCACAGGCTTCTGTAAAACAGTGCCCAGAGAAGACGGCAGGAGAGCAAAGGGGGAGCTCAAAAGAGTGACAGGAGCAGCATGGCAATTCTGCAAGGCTGGGATGCAAAAATCAAAGAGCACAGAACTAAAATGAGAACCCCCAGCTAGAGCAAAACAAATGATTATTTGTGCATAGCCTGGAAGAGTTGTGCTTCACGCTtgtttcctccttcttttcatACCTGACAGCTCATGTTTCATGTTGAAGATGTAAACTGCATTTTGATTGACTGGACAGGTGGCTCCAGTGGCTTGTACACCGAAGCAGTTAACAATGTCCGCATCGTGGGGGCTGAGCTCGTGTACCTTGTGAACCTTCTTGAGGTACGAGTACCCATGGAATGTGAACACCAGCGTTAGTCTGTATGGTAAAGCCTGTGGTCAAGGTGGCATCTTTAGATTTGATGTGACGTAGCCAGAAAGAACAGATAACGAAAACCACAGCTGAAAATGTTATAAAAGGTCCCTAATCctgcacaaactgaaatgcCTGCTTTAGTGTCAGATCACAGATGAGCATGTCCCGAAATGTTTACAAGCCTTAGGCCTCTGAAAGTTTGCTCATGATGGCCTTTTTTCTGGATAAGCTATCTGGCTGGAGACTAGGAAAATTGGCAAGGAGAGGAGCAGTAGTCAAGGGCCAGCATGACTAAAATATCCCTCCATGGGCCTCACACCCTGCCTCCAGCTACAAGTGGATGGCAGCACAGAGAGGCAATTCTCCCACAGCCACCTGAAGCCAGGCTTTCCCCGCAGAGGCTCAGCCAAGCCCGGCGTGCCAGCAGCTCgtggcctcctcctcctgcaggagctgggtggtGGAGCACCTCCATAGCACCCCAGCCACTTTATTCACACCTTATTTCCCATTTAGCACCCTTGTTTCTTAACTTTCCACACATCTTCACAGAAAGACTACGGCTACTCTCCCGCCAACATTCACTTCATTGGCCATAGCCTTGGAGCACAtgctgcaggggaggcagggagacGGAAACCTGGCATTGGAAGAATAACAGGTACTGAAGCTGGTTCAGCTGcaaaagctttatattttaatgcaaCTTAAGAGAACCAGAGAGTCACGAACACAACACAGACCGCACTTACGTTGCTTTGCCATAAGTAACAGCATACAGCCAGCACACAAATGAAGCCATGTCCTGTCCCATGCCACATATTTTGCATGTCGCCGGTCACAGCCCTGAAGAAGGCTGGCCTGCAAGAGGAAGGTTTAACTGTCCCTGCTGTGGCTAAATATTTGTCACTTTGCATAGGTCATATTGAGTCCCTGAGAGCTTGCTTCCTATGATTTTTAGCTATGTCAAagtgcagggagaaaataccGTATTACATCTGGAATAACAGACGTGTAAATATATTAGCAACTCATTATCATATTTGGCTTTAAAAGCCCACTCTAACATGACTTTTCAGCAGTTAAGAAGattgaaaatctgaaatgaaaaactgaatacCCCTATATTTACTGTGTCAGGATGAGACAATAAATAGCTGTGGGCACCCTCGAAAGGAAGAAAGCTATTAGCCGCATAGCTATGCAGGGAGGCACAATATCATGACACACTCCCACATCACATCTGTTAAAGGCtcagtattttctgctttcctttctcctccagtCAGTTCTTTGGTTTGCATTTCTCTGACTAGGCTGTGTGCAATTTGGGGAAAACGGGATCAGAATTTTAGTGCTCTGGCCACAGAGAGAGTTCAGTGAGCCTGAAGTGAAGAGGGCAATGTCTTCAAGCaaatttgctatttaaaataaatttttgacCAGGTATAAAATTCTTAGACAAATATGCATGCTCAGAGTAACATGCCAAAATTTCACATCTTCCactataatgaaaaacaaaacacctcttCCTATGACAGTATTCCCCAGCAGTAAGCCAGGCATCcatctgatttttctgtgttgcaatGCCTCCAGCCACTGTTCTATTAAAGCCCCACTCGTTTGGCTGGCTGTCCTACATCCACAACATAGATTTTTATCTTAGCAAAAAAGGTAGAAATCTAATGACATACAGTGTATACACATCACTGTGATGACAGTAAATAAGTAAAGTTATTGTTTACTTAACCAGCCGCATCTCCTTTCCTTGAGGTTTGGATCCAGCTGGGCCTCTTTTCCAGTATACTCCTAACAAGGTTAGGCTGGATCCTTCCGATGCAAAATTTGTTGATGTAATTCATACTCACGCTGGTCACCTCTTCTTTGACTTTGGTAAGTTTTCACACAAGAGCCAACAGATATACAAAGGCATACCAGAGAGTGATCAGCCTTCagttattttacatatttcagcTCCTGGGATTCTTCAGACTTGTGGCCACCTGGATTTTTACCCAAATGGTGGGAAGAAAATGCCAGGATGCAAGCAGCTTCGAGTACCTCCCGCAGCTCGGGATATCAATGACCTTATGAGAGGTAAGTATGTTGTAAAGAGGTAAAACACCACTATAAGCTGTGGTTTGAAAGGCTAGTTTGCAGGCTAGGCTACGGTAAAGCCTTTTGAATGTGCATATTACTTATATACCTCAGATTTGGTGTAGGGGGAGAATgctaaaaaattaaatgatttaagCTGTCTGTGAAATACCTGTAAGTACGTGTGTGTTTATACACCCGTGGGTGTTTGTACATAATGTACATATTTATACACCCATGGGTGtttatacataatatatacatgtgtgtatgtatgtgtatgcatCTCAATATACTAATTAAGGAAAACGCCAGGTGGAAACCTCAGTCAAAGCATACAGACTTGTTCACCAGCCTGTTTAAATGTCTGGCACTGTGCTGGCTGCCTGACCTCTGTGGAAATTCCACACACGAAGGGCCAGTAAAATTCATTCAAGGATAATccaaaaatgagtttttttttaaatctgagcTTCCCTTCTTGCTACAAAGACATCGGTCCCAGAAGTACCAGGGTCAGACATACTCATCCATGCCATTAGCAGCTTTAATGTCTTCATTAAGGGAACGGCACAAGGTTAAAAATAGAGAAGATGATAAAATGACTGCTGCACTAGTAGTTCATGTTCTTCAAAGAAAGATGGGCAGTTAATAAGAATTACCCTGGGATTGAGCACAATGGATGCCCCAAATCCTGCCTTCTGGTCCTGCCCTACAGAAATAAGAACATATGTTATTCACAGctaaatgttttgaaatccCTACTACTAGTTAAGTAACTGGTTTTCAGAAATGCTCTGCACCAGGACTGGTTTGAGAACTTAGTAACCAAGGCTGAAAGCTGGCTACATGCAGAATCATTTGGAACCAAAACACCTTCAAGACTGACAAGAGAAAAAtgtctcagttttttttttttttttttctgaaaaagtattttccacaGATATTTCACTAGGCTGCTTGCAATGTTTTGCGGTAAGAAACAAGCCCAGCTCTTCTGAACACAAGCAGATGGAGTGGGTTTTTCATGCAGCTTCTAAAAATAGAGAGAGCCTTAACTCCTGCCTCTTGTTTAAACCTTGCTTTGTACTTATCTCTTCTGTTtgataatatttacatttatgtagtgcttttatgtaaaaaaaaaaaaaaaaaaaaaaaaaaaagtgctttagaAATGCTATTTAGTAACTTCTTTCTACAGCTTTTGATGCAGGAAGGAGACGGGTATTATGTTCCCATCGTATAGATGTCAAGTGAATTTGGCACTAGCACAAAGTAAGCCAACTCTAAGAGCTGGGAGTTTTAAAGTTAAAAGCACAGACCCTTCCGAATTAGATTTAAAGACAGAActataaagaaaacatactcAGGAAGCCTTGATGACCTGGATTGTTTTCAAGAAACGCACACAAAAATACTCTTCAGTTTTGTGGgttatgttgttttgtttttttttcccctatataAAGAGCATCATGCATCAACTGGTCAATATCAACCAGTCTATATTTAAGATGCATAAATATTGATGTATAACTATAGGTGAAATTCTGATTTCAATAAAAGCTGTGCCAGCTTGCAATTACTTCAGTGCCTCCAAGACATCACCCTATAATCAGACGAGGTCCCCCAACCCTGAAGCAGAGTGGAGCCTGCTTTTATAGCCTAACGTTGGTGTATTTGATAAAGGAGAGGCTTTGGAACTCATAAAGACAATGCTTGTAACAAGGGACCTGTAAATATAACACAAATTgcactttcttcttccctgcaCTGCCTGCTTCAGAATTTCACTCTGAGGGCAAAATGCACTTCTTTAGAATAATCCTGACAAAATCAAGGACACGCTGCCAAATGTCTTGCTTTTCAgagcatttcacagaatcatcaaTGTCAAATGACCGCGGATTTTCTAGAgcttaaaaacactgaaagccactgaatttaaagtaattactacaattttctttaattctggAAGTGAGTGGAAACTGTGGTTTTACAAAATACCACATTGTGATAATGGTAAGCAAACGAAAACTACTTCACAGTAACTACTATATGCTTTGCAAATGCCACAACTATGAATTATTCCAGTCTTTGAAACATCAAAGGGGAATTTGGCTAAACCCTCCTCTGTTCGCgtgctaaaataaaagcagtcaaGGGTGCACAGAGCAGGACTGGAGGCTGCGTGAAGGCTGCCAGGTGCATCTCCACCCCTGTGGAGATGGGCAGCCTTCAGCTTTATAGAGCTTCTGAAGCCATCATGTAGTTAACAAAATGTAGCAGGACTTCTAAATCACGTCTTCcccatcaaaaatatttttgtagttgCAAGTGTGTTTTTTACCATATAACCAAATAATTCACACTTTAAACATCATCTagttgttacttttttttaacccaagACTTTGGcttttgaggaaggaaaaaaagcccacaTCTGCTGTTTTGGCATGGACTTTATGGTTAATGTATTGCTCTAATCTTTCCTATGTGGGCTTTTTCCTAGCATATAGATCTATTGGATGTGGACATAAAAGAAGCCTCCGGTATTATGCTGAAAGTATTATCACTCCAAATGGATTTCTTGGCTACCAGTGTGAAACATACCGAGATTTTATATTGGTAAGTATCAGGTACATGCTTATGAAGTGGGTAAGGTTATAGCCCTGCCCCCCTTCTCTTAATTTCTGGGAAAATTTCTGCTCTCTAAATGATAGGATAGAGGGTGGCTCTGCAAACCCACTGACTGCCCTCCTCCGGATCACAGCCAGAAAATGggcaaaatgtgaaaatagcAAACCACAAGAAAGATCCAGGAGAAAACGAAGACAGTACATATACACACCGCTGGGTTCACCCTCTGCATAGGTCAGCAGCGAGGGACATGGTCTGGCTGAAGGATGTCCATTTAAACCAGTGTCTTACAAACCTGGTGGAACCCATCATCAAGAGGATGGCCGATGAAGTTTGTAAATGTTTAAACATCTGTATAAGCAATAAGGAGCCACAGTATTTAGAGCAGGGGagacaaatatttatacagcacagcagtgctcccACATAAAACAACCCTCAAGTGCCACAAGAAAGAAGGCAGCAGAACGTCCTGGTGTTTGGTGCCTGACATAACTAGGAAGCCAGGACTGGATTTGCTTCTATTGACTCACAAAAGGAAGGACTGCAGTACtgcagtgttgtggtttaacctggcaggcagctcagcaccacacagcccttTGCACACCCTCCCCATGCAGTGTTTTCTCAGGGGGTGTTATCAGCATTGCTCTCATCCCAAGTCCAAACCTCAGCACCATGCCAGCTACTGGGAAGAAAACTAACTCTGTCCCAGGTGAAACCAGGGCATGCTGAAAAGTTGTTATTGCCTGTAGTGATTCTGCCACAGAACTTGAAAGGCTGATATAATTTGAGTCTTGAATGAAAACCAGAACCCTGTGCAATTTAGTGATGAGGGGGAAATGATTTTGTCAATTGAAGAATAATAATTGATGATGTTCATTTAGACTTTCATTCATCTAATGCCCAAATAGCCAAGGATCCACAGATGCCACTTCTTGCAGAACCTCCTCATTATCAAAACTGAAGTCTCCAAATattgcaaaaccttttttttttctccaactgaAACTGAATCCCTTCACTAAAAATATACATGCTTATCATTTCTTAATAGACAAGACCATTCAATATTCAATCTACATAGATTAATTTCCTCATACCAGTGATGCACCAAGCTTTATTATTCCTATGCTTAAATATCTTATCTGTAGTAAGGTGCAGCATACATTTATGTCTTTATTCATGGTCTGTGcaggaataaaaagaattagGTGagattttaacctttttttttcttttcttttctattttttcaccAGAAGAAATAAGCAGACTGACCATCTCAACTCTTTTTGCCACCattcttttaaatactgaagatATGAGCTCAGAAACAAGTaccttttcaaaaaagaaaagagagagagagagaaagctgaaatatcCTAATTTATTGTACTTCAGGAAATGAGATTACAATAGATAACATCTTGTAACAAACACTGTTACTTTCCTCCAGGGAGCATGCTTCCCGTGCCGAAAGGAAAGATGCCCGCTGATGGGTCATTATGCCGATATGTTTCCttataaaacagagaaagaacagcaaaaggTTTATTTAAACACAGGGGCCTTCCCCCCATATTCTCGTAAGTACTGGTTTGGGGTGATGAATTTAAAGTGGCAACAAAGCCTTTATGAACAAATACCTTATACTTCTACAGAAATCACCTCAAGTAAGAGGTGCTCATGGAATTTCATGTCTGTTAGGCATATGGAATATCAGCATTATCTGGGAAAGGCTGAGATAATTATAGAATTGATGCTGACGTGATTTAGAAGCCCTGCTACATTTTGTTAACTACATGATGGCTTCAGAAGCTCTATAAAGCTGAAGGTGGGAGGAATTATATGCTGAAAGTGCAAGATTTCAAGTAAAGCTGCACTGCTGTCATTGACAAAAATCTATAAAACTAGATCATTTTAGGGTATTTTTGCAAAGTTCATCAAGTCATAATGATGGGGAGTAATAAGTAGAAGCATAGTTTTAAAAGTGATTAATGTAGAAGCAGCCAAAGAACTGGGAAATAAGgaaatttgtaaataaaaagtaatcCATCCTGGATGATGAACTGCAAGGGCAATGAATCAGATACGGTCTTTGAGGACATCATTCACTAGCACtggaatatgaaagaaaaactaggtacaaaaaatatttatctctcATCTTGGGaaaagcaggaagcagaaaaacGAATCTGAGTGCTGAGAAATTATTCATCTCTTAAATCTGAATGAATACATTAGTTTCAACATCCACACTGTTGAGTTTATAGAAACCATAGCCTGAAGTGGGTGGAGAGACTATCCTTTAAATAGCCCAAATCAAAGCCAGTACAAAAACTTTCCAAACCTGGTTACTTGAAATCAATGTGCACTACTCATGAGGCACCCCGCCACACCCAGATTTCTCATAACTGTaactacaaaatgaaaactgaggCCAAGCGGAAGAGCAAAGCACGGCATTGCCCACGGCAGATTAAATACTCCGCATGGCCAGAAGGCCAGCAGAGGTTGGATCTGTGATTTAGACCACTGTCAAGGAAATTAAGATTACCAGAATCACACAACATTTATTTCCCTTAATAACAAGGGCGgcattttgtttgcttacaAGCACATCTGTGCAATCGTCTCCTCTCCCTGAAAGGCATTGAAACATCGGTTTCTATGATTGGAAAGAGATTTCTTTCCctcatatttcattttgttttcaaaggctGGCGAAAAGAGATATGTGTCAGACTATCTGCAACAGAAACTATGAAGGGAAATATAGATGTAGCCTTGACTGGTACTAATGGGATCAGGAGAAAATATACAATTGACAAGTAAGTACACCATCACTGTcgaaaaaaaatgttatactgAATTTGTAATGTCTATTTTTATGTCTCATCTTGTTCTTTGTGATCTGTGATCTACATTGGTCATAAAAGCAGGTGACACATGGTCAAAGTTCCCCACGCTACAGACTGTGGTCAACATGTGCTTGCAGGTCTCTCttgctctgtgctttctttccagACAAAGGCTGGTATAGAGAAGTGGGCAAGAGCAAAGAGCTCTGGGGCCTGGTAGTAGGCTACTTCTGGTCTTGGGCATGTCATTTGGAAATCTTTAAGATGACAAAGAGCCGAATGATGCACAATTGTGTGATCATTCCCTCCCCTTGGAAATGTGCACCAGCAGGGAAGTTGTATGGTTCTTATGAACCGTGCCAGAGTCTGGCATTGTGGCCTTGCCCTTTCCAGTAAATGTggatttatatttcatttatatttcatttatatgcttttctttttggcagGGGAACTTTCAAGCCAGGCAATACATACTTGAACTATATCGATACAGAAATTTCTGGGAACATTTCGAAAGTCGAGTTTCTCTGGAAGAAGCATCTAGGTCAGGTACACAGAGGCTGCATGGGAGCTGACGAAGTCACAGTAATATCTGGGGACGATGGAAATGTGTGAGTATACAGCCAAATTGTGTTCCATGCTGTGTCTCTGGGGGGGaaagaataaagtaaaatggaaaaatatgccACTGTGCTGAAGattgttttcttaaacttttctCTTGTTGCCAGGTCTGTGTTCTGTGGCCAGGGGTCTGTGCAGCCAAACAAATGGCAAACCCTGATGCCTTGCTAGGGCTGGGAGAGGAATGCCACAGCTGTCCGCCCTCGGGAAGAGCAAGCTTCTTCAGCCAAACTGCTGGCAAGGCTCCTCCAACAGAAATGGACAGTTTTTCCAGCCTACTACAACAGCTCTATTTCTAAATCAGTGCTGTCAGCTTGTATCCAAACGGGAGCTACACTTCTGTGAATTCTAGTTACAGCCACAGCTAACGGGCATTTTACCAGCTATACAATCACGTGGTTTGGTTGTATTGCAGAGTCAAGAAGGACAGGACTAAAataggttaaaaacaaacaacaacaaccacagcACAGACAGCCAAATCCTCTAACTGTGCCTGCTTACTTCTCCAGGAAAATGACACTTTCATGCTTTTTGGAGCATCTTATTCTATCTGAGGATTCtgacaaataattttaacataaaaatattcagagtttTAATGGCATTGACTGACACCTGCTCTTCCCTCCTGAAGAATGTATTTAAACAACATTTTAGCAACACATCCAAAAGACTGTCTAAGAGCTGGGACTGCATACCAAACTGTACAATCTGCCCTGAGAAACTCAACCATCAAAGTTCACCTTGTGTCAAGCAGGACAGCTTAATgcacagcaaaatatttgattGTTGCCTTTTACATTGActtgctgtgttcagctctgctgAACATTGGGTGAGCAGGGACTCTCTCTCTACCTGAAATGGGTACCTTCTTTATCAAAATAATGTTGTACTATTGAAGATATTAAATCTTCTGGCAgccttcaaaataataattttccctttaCCATTGAAGTTGAGTTTTCCACCTGCACCTTGCTTTTCTAAAGCCAGAAAACCTTGAAGACCTCCCAGAATTTTAGGGAAAAtatcttagaaaaatatttaggatcATGGTTATTTTCCCAGTGTAAAGAACTCAATATGCCTCTTTCTGAGATACAAAACTTTTCCCCTCAAGATTTCTGATGATGCTTAAGTTGGGCCTCAGctgcagtattttcatta
This Oxyura jamaicensis isolate SHBP4307 breed ruddy duck chromosome 6, BPBGC_Ojam_1.0, whole genome shotgun sequence DNA region includes the following protein-coding sequences:
- the LOC118168870 gene encoding pancreatic lipase-related protein 2-like — protein: MFAVWIATLLLLDAATGREVCYERLGCFTDDPPWSGIPGRELTGLPSPPAAVNTNFLLYTRDNTMKYQKISPSNPSTIKASNFRAHRKTRFIIHGHLGGADLPWISNMCRLMFHVEDVNCILIDWTGGSSGLYTEAVNNVRIVGAELVYLVNLLEKDYGYSPANIHFIGHSLGAHAAGEAGRRKPGIGRITGLDPAGPLFQYTPNKVRLDPSDAKFVDVIHTHAGHLFFDFAPGILQTCGHLDFYPNGGKKMPGCKQLRVPPAARDINDLMRAYRSIGCGHKRSLRYYAESIITPNGFLGYQCETYRDFILGACFPCRKERCPLMGHYADMFPYKTEKEQQKVYLNTGAFPPYSRWRKEICVRLSATETMKGNIDVALTGTNGIRRKYTIDKGTFKPGNTYLNYIDTEISGNISKVEFLWKKHLGQVHRGCMGADEVTVISGDDGNVSVFCGQGSVQPNKWQTLMPC